In the Armatimonadota bacterium genome, GAGGGGCCAAAGGAGCGGCCCGTGGAACACGCAGCCCCCGCCCCGCATCGCCACGGCCACGGCTCGGCCGAGGCCCGCGCGAAGATCGTGACGCGCCTGCGCAGCGTCGCCGGCCACGTGCGCGGCGTGGAACGCATGCTGGAGGAAGGGGCCTACTGCGTGGACGTCATGCGGCAGATCCTGGCGATCCAGCGGGCGCTGGACCGCATCAACGCCCTGGTGCTGGAGGACCACCTGCAGACGTGCGCGTCCACGGCGATCCGCTCCGACGATCCGCGCGAGCGGGAACGCACGATCGCCGAGCTGCTGGAGGTCTTCGAGATGTCCAGCAAGCTGTAGGCCGGACGGACTGCGGGCGCGTGGTGGCGCGTCGCAGCGTGCGGACCATCGGATCCGTGAGGATCGCAGGCCCAAGGGAGCAGAGGCCTATGAGCGTCGTGACCGAGCGCACGAAGCCCGCACAGGAGCGCACACGACCCCGGCGTGTCGATCTCCCGGTGGCCGGCATGTCGTGCGCGTCGTGCGTGGCCCGCGTGGAGCAGCATCTCCAGCGGGTCCCCGGCGTGGTCACCGCCCAGGTGAACTTCGCCGCGGAGCGGGCGGCGGTGACCTTCGATCCGGCGGCGGTCCGCGTGGAGGATCTGGTCGCCGCGGTCCACGACGCCGGCTACGAGGTGCCCCGCGCCCGCACCGTGATCCCCATCGCCGGCATGTCGTGCGCCTCGTGCGTGGCCAAGGTGGAAGCCGCGCTGCGCGCCGTGGACGGTGTGGTGACCGCGGCGGTCAACCTGGCCCGCGAGCAGGCCACCGTGGAGTACGTGCCGGGTGTGGCGAGCCCCGACGCCCTGGCGCGCGCGATCCGCGCCGCGGGGTACGAGCCGCTGGCCACCGAGGAGGCCACGGTCGACCGCGAGGCCCAGCGGCGGGCCCGCGAGCTGCGTGACCTGCGCCTGCGGCTGGCCGTCGCCGCCCTGCTGAGCGCGCCGATCCTCTGGGGCAGCCTGCCCCACATGGGCATCGCCGTCTGGACGCCACCGCTCCTGCACGACTGGACCGTGCAGTTCCTGCTGGCCACGCCCGTGCAGCTCTGGGCCGGCTGGCGGTTCTACCGCGGCCTGTGGGCCGCCCTGCGTCACCGCAGCGCCGACATGAACACGCTGATCGCCGTGGGCACGTCGGCTGCCTACCTGTACAGCGCGGCGGCCACGTTCGCGCCCCAGTGGTTCGCGGCCAGCGGTGTGCCGCCGACGGTCTACTACGAGACGGCGTCCATCATCATCGTCTTCATCCTGCTGGGCCGCTACCTGGAGGCGCGGGCCAAGGGCCAGACCAGCGAGGCGATCCGGCGCCTGCTGAGCCTGCAGGCGAAGACGGCGCGCGTGCTGCGCGATACCCAGGAGGTGGACGTCCCGGTCGAGGAGGTCCAGGTCGGCGACGTCGTCGTGGTGCGCCCCGGCGAGCGCATCCCGGTGGATGGCATCGTGATCGCGGGGCGCTCCACCGTGGACGAGTCCATGATCACCGGCGAGTCGATGCCGGTCGAGAAGGGCGAGGGTGACGAGGTCATCGGCGCGACGCTCAACAAGACCGGTGCCTTTCGGTTCCGCGCCACACGGGTCGGCCGCGACACGACGCTGGCGCAGATCATCCGGCTGGTCGAGGAGGCGCAGGGCAGCAAGGCGCCGATCCAGCAGCTGGCCGACCGCGTGGCGGCCTACTTCGTGCCGACGGTGATCGCCATCGCGCTCGTGACGGCTGCGGTCTGGCTGCTGATCGGTCCACAGCCCCGCGTGACCTACGCGCTGCTGACCTTCGTGGCGGTCCTGATCATCGCGTGCCCCTGTGCCCTGGGCCTGGCCACGCCCACTGCCATCATGGTGGGCACCGGCCGGGGGGCCGAGGCCGGCATCCTGATCCGCGGCGGCGAGGCCCTGGAGACGGCCCACCGGCTCACCGCGGTGGTCTTCGACAAGACCGGCACACTGACCCGCGGCGCACCACAGGTCACCGACGTGGTGCCCGCCGACGGCGTGGACGCCGCACGCCTGCTGCACCTGGCCGCGTCCGCCGAACGCCACTCCGAGCACCCCATCGGCGAGGCGGTCGTGGCCTACGCGCGCGCCCGCGGGATCGCCCCGAGCGACCCGTCGGCCTTCGAGGCGGTCCCCGGCCATGGCATCGAGGCCGTCGTGGACGGGCATCGGGTGCTGGTGGGCAACGCCGCGTTGCTGGAACGGGCGGGGCTGATCGCCAACGGCCTGCGGGCCGACGTCGAGCGCCTGGCCGCGGCCGGGAAGACGCCGATGGTCGCGGCCATCGACGGCGCACCGGCCGGTGTCATCGCGGTGGCCGACACCCTGAAGCCTCACAGCCGCGAGGTCGTGGCCGCGCTGCAGCGCATGGGCATGCAGGTCCTGATGCTGACCGGCGACACCCGGCGGACGGCCGAGGCGATCGCGGCGCAACTCGGCATCACCCGGGTGCTGGCCGAGGTGAAGCCCGGGGAGAAAGCCGCGCAGATTCAGGCCCTGCAGCGCCAGGGTCACGTGGTGGCCATGGTCGGCGACGGCATCAACGACGCGCCTGCCCTGGTGCAGGCCGACCTGGGCATCGCCATCGGCGCCGGGACCGACGTGGCCATCGAATCGGCAGACATCGTCCTGGTGGGCGACGATCTCCGGGGCGTGCTGGCGGCCATCGCCCTGAGCCGGCGCACGATGCGGACGATCCGGCAGAACCTGTTCTGGGCGTTCGCGTACAACGTGGCCCTGATCCCGGTCGCGGCAGGCGTGTTGTACCCGTTCACGGGGACGCTGCTCAACCCGGCTCTGGCGGCGCTGGCCATGGCGGCCTCGTCGGTCACGGTGGTCAGCAACAGCCTGCGCCTGCGCCGGTTTCGGCTGCCTGCGGCGGCTGCGGCGGCAGCGTAGCGTTGGCCCACCCACCGCGGCCCCTGAGGGCAGGCGCACACACAGGGAGCGCGACGCCTTGCGAGGGGTGCGCCTGCCGGTCCTGCCGGCGGCCTGTGACGGTACCGGGGATATGGGCGAGGGGAAAGGGAACGCAGACACGACGCCCATGGGCGGGTGCCCAGGGGGTCCTGGCGGTCCCGTGGGCGCACAGCCAGAGAGAGAAAGGAGAGGGGAACGCAATGACGAGCAAGACGTTCGATGTCCCGAAGATCCACTGCGAGGGATGCGTCCAGACCGTGACCGAGGCAGTGCGCAAGCTGCCCGGCGTCGAGAAGGTGGAGGCCAGCGCAGTGACCAAGCGGGTGCTGGTCGAGTTCGATCCGCGTCGGGTCGACGAGGCGCGCATCCGCGAGGCGCTGAAGGCCGCGGGGTACCCGGCGGCCTGACCGGCGCGCACGGCAGGGCGCCGGCGCCCTGGTCTCGCAGCCGCGCGGAGTGCGGCGGCCGTGCACGGGGCGCCCGGAAGGTGCTGACCCATTGAACTGCACGCTACGGCCGCGGGTCGTGATCCTGGCCGTGGTCGGGCTGGTGGTGGGTGCGCTGGCGCTCCTCATCGTCCGCGCCGGCCGCCAGGCCTCGATCACTGCGGCACTGGCGCGCGGGCTCACCCCTGACGCACCGCCGTTCGTGCTGCCGCGCCTGGACCGCGACGGCACCCTGGAGCTGGCTGCGCTCCGGGGCAAGGTCGTCGTGCTCAACTTCTGGGCGTCGTGGTGCGTGCCGTGCCGCGACGAGGCACCGCTGCTGGAAGCCATCTGGCAACGGTACCGGGATCGGGGCGTCGTGGTTGTCGGCGTGAACGTGCAGGATCTCATCCCGGCGGCCCAGCGGTTCCTGCGGGAGACGCGGACGACGTATCCGGTCGTGCGCGACCGCGACAACCGCATCTACCGGGCCTATGGACTCACCGGCGTGCCCGAGACGTTCTTCATCGACCGGCAGGGACGGATCGTGCGCAAGTTCCCGGGTGTCGTGACGGACCAGGCCGCGTGGGCTCGGGCTGTCGAAGAGGTGCTGGCGCGGTGAGGCGGTCCGCACCACCCCGTACGCCATGCGCAAGGGTGCGGCACGGGACCCAGGGCGGCTGCGCCGGTACCGCGAGCGTCGCACCATGCCCCGGTGCTGCTCCCGGATACAGCGCCGACGCCACGGCCGTCGATGCCGGCTGTGCTATACTGGCGCCGGGTGCGCGCCCGTAGCTCAGCGGACAGAGCAACTGGCTTCGAACCAGTAGGTCGGGGGTTCGACTCCCTCCGGGCGCGCCAGGTCTCCAGCACCTGACGAGTCAGCGCGCGTTCTGCCCGGGCGGGACGCGTCGCACAGCTTGGGTGGAAGCTGGACCGTCGCTATCCCCAGGGACCCACGCCACAGACCCCACGCCCTGGACGTGCGTCACTGCCGGACCACGCGCTACCAGCGTCGCGGCAGGACATGCACTGCGCTCTGCCCAATGGTGCCCCACGGCACCGCGTGTGGCACTCGCGGCCGGAGGGTAACGCATGGAGACCTACACGCCCACAGCGTCGACGACGCGCGTCGCGTGCGCCTCGGGCGATGCGCTGAGGCCTAACGACCTACTGACGATGCTCTACTACATGCGCCTGCAGCGAGCTGTCGAGGATCGCGCGATCAAGCTGTACTACCAGGGCAAGATCCCCGGCGCCTACTTCACGGGGTGGGGCCACGAGGCGATCGTCGTGGGCGCCACCTACGCCCTGGCACCGCACGACCTGATCGCGCCGATGCACCGCGACCTGGCGGCGTACATCATGCGGGGGATCAGCGTCGCCCGGGTCTTCGCCCAGTTCCTCGACCGGGAGGGCGGGCCGACCCGCGGCCGCGACGGCAACGTGCACATGGGCGATCCGCGGTTGGGGATCCTGCCGTTCATCAGCCACATGGCGGCCTCGGTGCCCGTGGCAGCGGGCATGGCCCTGGCCTGCCGGCAGCGCGGCGAGGACCGTGTGGTGATGACCTTCTTCGGTGACGGCGCCACCAGCACGGGCGCGTGGCACGAAGGGGTCAACTTCGCCGCGGTGTTCCGGCTGCCGGTGGTGCTGGTGCTGGAGAACAACCAGTACGCCTACTCGACGCCGCTGTCGCGCCAGACCGCGGCCCGGGCCCTCGTGGACAAGGCGCCAGGCTATGGCATCCCCGGGGTCGCGGTCGACGGCAACGACGTCCTGGCGGTCTTCCGGGCGGCCCGGGAGGCCGTGGCCCGGGCCCGCCGGGGTGAGGGACCCGCGCTGATCGAGTGCCGCACGATGCGGGTGCGCGGGCACAGCGAGGCCGACCGCTATACGTACGTCCCGCCGGACCTGCTGGAGCAGTGGCGGGCCCGGGATCCGATCGTCCTGTTCGAACGCCTGCTGCGGCACGACGGCGTGCTGACGGCCGACGCCGACCGCGCGATGCAGGAGCGCA is a window encoding:
- a CDS encoding metal-sensitive transcriptional regulator, with the translated sequence MEHAAPAPHRHGHGSAEARAKIVTRLRSVAGHVRGVERMLEEGAYCVDVMRQILAIQRALDRINALVLEDHLQTCASTAIRSDDPRERERTIAELLEVFEMSSKL
- a CDS encoding heavy metal translocating P-type ATPase; translation: MSVVTERTKPAQERTRPRRVDLPVAGMSCASCVARVEQHLQRVPGVVTAQVNFAAERAAVTFDPAAVRVEDLVAAVHDAGYEVPRARTVIPIAGMSCASCVAKVEAALRAVDGVVTAAVNLAREQATVEYVPGVASPDALARAIRAAGYEPLATEEATVDREAQRRARELRDLRLRLAVAALLSAPILWGSLPHMGIAVWTPPLLHDWTVQFLLATPVQLWAGWRFYRGLWAALRHRSADMNTLIAVGTSAAYLYSAAATFAPQWFAASGVPPTVYYETASIIIVFILLGRYLEARAKGQTSEAIRRLLSLQAKTARVLRDTQEVDVPVEEVQVGDVVVVRPGERIPVDGIVIAGRSTVDESMITGESMPVEKGEGDEVIGATLNKTGAFRFRATRVGRDTTLAQIIRLVEEAQGSKAPIQQLADRVAAYFVPTVIAIALVTAAVWLLIGPQPRVTYALLTFVAVLIIACPCALGLATPTAIMVGTGRGAEAGILIRGGEALETAHRLTAVVFDKTGTLTRGAPQVTDVVPADGVDAARLLHLAASAERHSEHPIGEAVVAYARARGIAPSDPSAFEAVPGHGIEAVVDGHRVLVGNAALLERAGLIANGLRADVERLAAAGKTPMVAAIDGAPAGVIAVADTLKPHSREVVAALQRMGMQVLMLTGDTRRTAEAIAAQLGITRVLAEVKPGEKAAQIQALQRQGHVVAMVGDGINDAPALVQADLGIAIGAGTDVAIESADIVLVGDDLRGVLAAIALSRRTMRTIRQNLFWAFAYNVALIPVAAGVLYPFTGTLLNPALAALAMAASSVTVVSNSLRLRRFRLPAAAAAAA
- a CDS encoding heavy-metal-associated domain-containing protein, whose protein sequence is MTSKTFDVPKIHCEGCVQTVTEAVRKLPGVEKVEASAVTKRVLVEFDPRRVDEARIREALKAAGYPAA
- a CDS encoding TlpA disulfide reductase family protein, encoding MNCTLRPRVVILAVVGLVVGALALLIVRAGRQASITAALARGLTPDAPPFVLPRLDRDGTLELAALRGKVVVLNFWASWCVPCRDEAPLLEAIWQRYRDRGVVVVGVNVQDLIPAAQRFLRETRTTYPVVRDRDNRIYRAYGLTGVPETFFIDRQGRIVRKFPGVVTDQAAWARAVEEVLAR
- a CDS encoding thiamine pyrophosphate-dependent dehydrogenase E1 component subunit alpha, with product METYTPTASTTRVACASGDALRPNDLLTMLYYMRLQRAVEDRAIKLYYQGKIPGAYFTGWGHEAIVVGATYALAPHDLIAPMHRDLAAYIMRGISVARVFAQFLDREGGPTRGRDGNVHMGDPRLGILPFISHMAASVPVAAGMALACRQRGEDRVVMTFFGDGATSTGAWHEGVNFAAVFRLPVVLVLENNQYAYSTPLSRQTAARALVDKAPGYGIPGVAVDGNDVLAVFRAAREAVARARRGEGPALIECRTMRVRGHSEADRYTYVPPDLLEQWRARDPIVLFERLLRHDGVLTADADRAMQERIAQEVEEGLAWAEASPEPSPASVADGVYAPAQETLPWPR